In Vicia villosa cultivar HV-30 ecotype Madison, WI unplaced genomic scaffold, Vvil1.0 ctg.000030F_1_1, whole genome shotgun sequence, the following proteins share a genomic window:
- the LOC131622490 gene encoding E3 ubiquitin-protein ligase RSL1-like translates to MEDQALLGYEPFVNVGRDEEEEDEFCSCCEDEEEEREQQQQGEEEWKETEETVVEGLKEELDEFSVRMYFKGLSITGVENSTTGFSGIGVFMERSSKFSPIRVQKRLDFYAEEPMVDYLALMDGLLEALHNKIRRVFAFTDSELLYKTTLEENLDMPLLMALKERILEHADNFETFDLKLIPSIDLEQPLQLAKVAMGLVTFPVNEKTSLENCSICCDDKPVPMMITLKCSHTFCSHCLRSYADGKLQCCQVPIRCPQPGCRYCISAPECKSFLPFTSFESLEKALSEANIGQSERFYCPFPNCSVLLDPCECLSAMDGSSSQSDNSCIECPVCQRFICVDCGVPWHSSMSCEEYQHLPEGERDASDISLHRLAQNKRWKRCQQCRRMIELAQGCYHMTCWCGHEFCYSCGAEYRNGQQTCQCAFWDEDSLTNSLQESEQWAWETSMIMDAYSDQERSQLALIQRFLDGGFSLSDHNPYQSPPPPPPPPPPPPPQCTESFVDPLKDLHQLPWLERFVSVISDNYYEDYMQ, encoded by the exons ATGGAGGATCAAGCTTTATTAGGTTATGAACCATTTGTTAATGTTGGAAGAGAtgaggaggaagaagatgagtttTGCAGCTGttgtgaagatgaagaagaagaaagagaacaaCAGCAACAAGGAGAAGAAGAATGGAAGGAAACTGAGGAGACAGTGGTGGAAGGATTGAAGGAAGAGCTTGATGAATTTTCAGTAAGAATGTACTTTAAGGGTTTGTCAATAACTGGGGTTGAGAATTCAACTACAGGGTTTTCTGGAATTGGAGTGTTTATGGAAAGATCATCAAAGTTTTCTCCTATAAGGGTGCAGAAAAGGCTTGATTTTTATGCTGAGGAGCCTATGGTTGATTACTTGGCACTCATGGATGGTTTGTTGGAAGCTTTGCACAACAAGATCCGTAGGGTTTTTGCTTTCACAGATTCTGAATTGTTGTATAAG ACAACATTGGAGGAAAATTTGGACATGCCACTTTTGATGGCACTGAAAGAAAGGATTCTGGAACATGCAGAtaattttgaaacttttgatctGAAGCTTATACCAAGCATTGATCTTGAGCAGCCACTACAGTTAGCCAAAGTAGCTATGGGACTTGTCACTTTTCCAGTAAACGAAAAAACATCACTTGAGAATTGTTCTATTTGTTGCGATGACAAGCCAGTGCCAATGATGATTACCTTGAAATGTTCACACACGTTCTGTTCACATTGCTTGAGGTCCTATGCAGATGGTAAACTGCAATGTTGTCAAGTCCCTATAAGATGTCCTCAACCAGGATGCAGATATTGCATCTCGGCACCCGAATGCAAGTCTTTTCTTCCATTCACCTCCTTTGAATCTCTGGAGAAAGCCCTTTCAGAAGCAAATATCGGTCAGTCAGAAAGGTTTTATTGTCCGTTTCCGAATTGCTCAGTTCTCCTCGATCCTTGCGAGTGTTTGTCGGCAATGGACGGTTCATCTAGTCAGTCAGACAATTCTTGTATTGAGTGTCCTGTTTGTCAGAGGTTTATTTGTGTGGATTGCGGTGTTCCTTGGCATTCTTCCATGAGCTGTGAAGAATACCAGCATTTGCCAGAGGGGGAGAGAGATGCTTCTGACATTAGCTTGCATCGTCTTGCACAGAATAAAAGGTGGAAGCGTTGTCAACAGTGTCGTAGAATGATTGAGCTTGCTCAAGGTTGTTACCACATGACATGCTG GTGTGGTCACGAATTTTGCTATTCTTGTGGCGCGGAATACAGGAATGGCCAACAAACATGTCAATGTGCATTTTGGGATGAAGACAGCTTGACAAACTCCCTTCAAGAATCAGAACAATGGGCATGGGAGACTTCTATGATCATGGATGCATACTCAGATCAAGAACGGTCACAACTCGCACTTATACAACGGTTCCTTGATGGCGGTTTTAGTCTCAGTGACCACAATCCCTACCaatctcctcctcctcctcctcctcctcctcctcctcctcctcctcaatgTACAGAATCCTTTGTAGACCCCTTGAAGGATCTTCATCAACTTCCATGGCTAGAGAGATTTGTTTCTGTGATAAGTGACAACTACTATGAAGATTACATGCAATAA